Genomic DNA from Peribacillus simplex NBRC 15720 = DSM 1321:
AGGGATAATCAACGGAATCGATTATGAGGAATATAATCCTGCGACAGATGAACATCTTGCTGTTCCATTCGATTGCTATGAGGGTAAGATGGAGAATAAACGTCAGCTACAGGAATCGCTGGATCTTCCTGTCAATGATGGGGTTCCAGTTATATCAATGGTGACCAGGCTTGTTGATCAAAAAGGAATCGATCTTATTCTCCATGTTTTTCATGAAATGATGAACCAAGGTGTTCAATTCATTCTATTAGGTACAGGTGATGAGCAATATGAATCGGCATTTCGCCATTTAGCTGACCAATATCCAAATCAGGTATCAGTCAATACATATTTTGATGAAGGTTTAGCAAGACGGATATATGCCGGTTCAGATTTATTCCTGATGCCGTCACAATTCGAACCATGTGGTATCGGCCAGCTCTTAGCGCTCCGTTATGGCACTCTGCCTTTAGTGAGGGAAACTGGCGGACTTCGTGATACGGTCATACCTTATAATCAATTTACTGGTAAAGGTAATGGCTTCAGTTTTACCAATTATAATGCACACGATATGCTTCATACAATTGAGCAATCTGTTGGTCTGTACAAATTCCAGCCGAAAAGATGGAGGAATATGGCCGAAAGTGCAATGAAGTTAGACTTCAGTTGGACATCATCTTCCTTAAAGTATATTGAGCTATATGAAAGTTTGATTCCTGTCATGAAGTGATAATTGGATAGGTAATACACAAAACACTTGCGAATACTGTTTTCGTGAGTGTTTTGTTTCTTTTACCATCAAATATGGGTATATGTTTAGATATATATATAATATTGCTGTGTAGGAGAATGAAAAGATGAAAAGAAGAAGAATGGAATTTGTATTTTTATTTATTTTAATTACTGCAGTTTATATGATCCTGTTCACTCATGTTAGCTTCGACGTGAAGCTATTTTTTATTGGATTATATATTTTTGTCATGTTTATTACCATGATTTCACTCATGCTGGAAAATAGATTTGCCCACGAGACCCTTTTATGGATGTATGTGCTTTTGTTTTTCCCGGTATTTGGATATGTATTTTATCTATTCTCAGGTCAGCTCTATCTAAAAGGGTATTTATTTCGAAGTAAAAGGAAAAAAGATCGCGAAGAATGGAAGAGTCTTGTCACACAGGTATCATCGCCAGATTTATCGTTCTTGAATAATCATCAGCAATCATTCGCAGCTTTTGCCAAAAATGCATCTGAAACCACCATTAGTACATCATCGCAAACAGAAGTATTGAAAAATGGTAAAGAAACGTTTACAGAAATCATTAAACAGTTAAAAAAAGCTGAAAAATTCATCCATATTGAATATTATATTTTTCGTTCCGATAGGCTTGGCACTGAAATTATAGATATCCTTATTGAAAAAGCAAAAAATGGAGTGGAAGTTTTATTTATTTTTGATGCGGCCGGTAGTTTAAGCCTTTCAAATAATGAAGTTAAACGAATGAGAAATGCAGGGATAAAAGCTTATCCATTTTCCCCATTGAAACAAGGTTTTTTCAATCAAAAGTTTAATTTTAGGAATCACCGTAAAATTATCATCATTGATGGAGAAGTTGGCTTTGTGGGAGGTTTAAACGTAGGAGAGGAATATTTAGGACGAAATAAAAACATCGGATTTTGGAGAGATACACACATGGTCCTTAAAGGTGAAGCGGTATTTATGCTTCATACTGTTTTCCTTTTGGATTGGGAATATGTCAGTGGGGAAGATGTATTGCAAGAACGTCCAGAATTCAAGAATACAGTGGAACAAGGGGATGGAGCTGTCCAGGTGGTGGCTAGCGGTCCTGATACACAACAGGGAATCATGAGTGATTTTTACTATTCACTTATCACTAGCGCGACTGAATCAATCTGGATTGCAAGTCCATACTTCGTACCCAATCAAGCGATTAAAGCAGCAATTAAACATGCCGCAATTAAGGGGATACAAGTTAGGCTTATGGTTCCGGCAATAAATGATGGATTTTTAACGCAATATGGCAGTCGTTCCTATTTCGGGGAGCTACTTCAATTCGGTGTAGAGGTATACTCATATAAAAAAGGTTTTCTACATCAGAAACTTATTATCGTTGATGGTGATATGGCTTCCATAGGAACGGCAAACATGGATATGAGGAGTTTTCATCTGAATTTCGAAGTGAATGTCTTTCTTATGGGCAGCCGTACAATTGATGATCTTGTCACTCATTACAAAGAGGATATGATTGATAGTGACAAACTAGATCCTATCGGGTATAACAATCGTGGTTTACTGGAACGTTCAAAAGAATCATTTGCCAGATTGTTTTCGAATGTACTCTAATGGGAAAAAAAGCAGATAAATAGTATAGTTGAAATGTAAATAAATTAATTGGCCATAAGGAGAATTAAAGAGATTATGAAATTGGTTTCCTGGAATGTGAATGGAATTAGAGCTTGTGTTAAAAAAGGATTTTTAGATTACTTTAAAGATGTGGATGCAGATATTTTTTGCCTTCAAGAAACTAAGCTTCAAGAAGGGCAGATTTCACTTGAGTTGGAAGGGTACCATCAATATTGGAATTATGCATTGAAAAAAGGATATTCAGGTACGGCCATTTTCACAAAGGAAAAACCGCTTACAGTGAAATATGGCGTAGGGGAGCTAGACGAGGAGCCGGAAGGTAGGATCATAACACTGGAATTCGAGAATTTCTATATGGTGAATGTTTATACACCAAATGCAAAAAGGGATTTATCAAGGCTTGATTATCGTCTCGAATGGGAAGATGGGATGATAGATTATCTTAGAGAACTGGACTTGGTGAAGCCAGTTATCTTTTGTGGGGACCTCAATGTCGCACATCAGGAAATCGACTTGAAAAACCCGAAACCCAATATTGGTAATTCCGGTTTCACTAATGAAGAACGCGGTAAGATGACTGAATTACTTGATGCAGGGTTTATCGATACATTTCGTCATTTTTATCCGGACCAGGAAGGTGCCTATACTTGGTGGTCATATATGGCAAAAGTAAGAGAGCGGAATATCGGGTGGAGAATCGATTATTTCATTGTTTCTAAACGTATGGCGGATTCTTTAATAGAGGCTAACATTCACTGCGATGTCATGGGCAGTGACCATTGCCCTGTTGTCTTGGAAACAAACCTCTAAATCGAATAAATTCGGTAAAATGGGGATACTAATGGTTATCCATATTCAACAGGAGGTTAGATTATGAATACATTTATCGTGGGCTTTCATCAAGAAGATAATGTAGACAGCATGCAAGTGCAAAAATTGACGTCGGCTGAGTTTGAAAAATCAACATCTCGCGGTTTCCGCAGATTATTTGAACTGGATACAAATATCGGGTATTTCGTTTTTTTTGATGCTGAAAATGATGAGGGTGATTTATCCCATCTAGTTTTACAGTATGAAGAAGATAATCAGGATCCAAGTGATTGTTACTCCTTTACTAAAAATGATTTTTATGAGTTCATGGCACTTTATTTACAAGGCATGGATGAAGTGGAAGTGGAAGATGAAGAAGATGATGACAATGAAGAGTATGGACCGATCCACCATCTTGCCCATTTGATGTTTCATATTGTTGAAGAAGGAAAATCAGTTAAGCCTTGACCGACTAGTAACGAGATGAAAGGTACTTGTGAGCTTTGTGACAGGGGCGAGATAGAACTTACAATCCATCATTTAACACCTAGAGAATTAGGCGGTAGCCTTTTACCAATAGCCTATCTCTGTAAACCATGTCATAAACAGATTCACGCACTATATTCAAACCGAGAGATTGCCATCGACTATATACCGTGCTTTTGCTAAAAGATGATGAAGCATTAAAAAAATATTTAAAGTGGATTAAAAAACAACCAGTAACGAGGGTAGTAAAGATTAGAAAGTCAAAAACGAAATAATGCAA
This window encodes:
- a CDS encoding exodeoxyribonuclease III, translated to MKLVSWNVNGIRACVKKGFLDYFKDVDADIFCLQETKLQEGQISLELEGYHQYWNYALKKGYSGTAIFTKEKPLTVKYGVGELDEEPEGRIITLEFENFYMVNVYTPNAKRDLSRLDYRLEWEDGMIDYLRELDLVKPVIFCGDLNVAHQEIDLKNPKPNIGNSGFTNEERGKMTELLDAGFIDTFRHFYPDQEGAYTWWSYMAKVRERNIGWRIDYFIVSKRMADSLIEANIHCDVMGSDHCPVVLETNL
- the cls gene encoding cardiolipin synthase, with product MKRRRMEFVFLFILITAVYMILFTHVSFDVKLFFIGLYIFVMFITMISLMLENRFAHETLLWMYVLLFFPVFGYVFYLFSGQLYLKGYLFRSKRKKDREEWKSLVTQVSSPDLSFLNNHQQSFAAFAKNASETTISTSSQTEVLKNGKETFTEIIKQLKKAEKFIHIEYYIFRSDRLGTEIIDILIEKAKNGVEVLFIFDAAGSLSLSNNEVKRMRNAGIKAYPFSPLKQGFFNQKFNFRNHRKIIIIDGEVGFVGGLNVGEEYLGRNKNIGFWRDTHMVLKGEAVFMLHTVFLLDWEYVSGEDVLQERPEFKNTVEQGDGAVQVVASGPDTQQGIMSDFYYSLITSATESIWIASPYFVPNQAIKAAIKHAAIKGIQVRLMVPAINDGFLTQYGSRSYFGELLQFGVEVYSYKKGFLHQKLIIVDGDMASIGTANMDMRSFHLNFEVNVFLMGSRTIDDLVTHYKEDMIDSDKLDPIGYNNRGLLERSKESFARLFSNVL